A single region of the Lotus japonicus ecotype B-129 chromosome 4, LjGifu_v1.2 genome encodes:
- the LOC130710636 gene encoding uncharacterized protein LOC130710636, which produces MARNTIPTSFQRVAAAFDADMKRVRPCDSTEYSSSTDLSDLVKSFMEKNDHREGEGEDVENLDWFDDSDNDKLETLKEIFAGGEGDDDDDACKEEIRREAELAWSLVGEDTSLPGFKRLFMSRLRERGFDAGLCKSKWEKNRKFPGSEYEYIDVNFVGSRYIVEISLVAQFEIARPTNQYSALLDVFPHVFVGKVEEMKQVVRVMCSAIEESMKSMDLHIPPWRRSGYMQAKWFSSYKRTIESSVGAFSTRRPIGFDARVVKSYKCRDDYGSKDAFRACQLTTGFDTDGLGMQL; this is translated from the exons ATGGCAAGGAATACGATTCCGACGAGTTTTCAGAGGGTGGCGGCAGCCTTTGACGCTGACATGAAACGCGTGAGGCCTTGCGATAGCACCGAATACTCCTCCTCAACTGATTTATCAGATCTCGTGAAATCGTTCATGGAGAAGAATGATCATAGAGAAGGCGAAGGCGAAGATGTTGAGAATTTGGATTGGTTCGATGATTCTGACAACGACAAATTGGAGACGTTGAAGGAGATTTTTGCTGGtggtgaaggtgatgatgatgatgatgcctGCAAAGAAGAGATTAGGAGAGAAGCTGAACTCGCATGGAGTCTTGTTGGGGAAGACACCTCCTTGCCTGGATTCAAACGTCTCTTCATGTCTCGCTTGCGTGAAAGAGGTTTTGATGCTG GGCTTTGCAAATCTAAGtgggaaaaaaatagaaaattccCGGGCAGTGAATATGAGTACATTGATGTGAATTTCGTCGGAAGCCGCTACATTGTTGAGATTTCCCTTGTTGCACAATTTGAAATAGCTCGTCCCACAAATCAATATTCTGCTTTACTTGATGTGTTCCCTCATGTTTTTGTTGGTAAAGTTGAAGAGATGAAGCAGGTTGTGAGGGTAATGTGCAGTGCTATTGAGGAGTCtatgaaaagcatggatctgcATATACCTCCTTGGAGGAGAAGTGGATACATGCAAGCCAAGTGGTTTAGTTCTTACAAGAGAACAATTGAGTCATCTGTTGGTGCTTTTTCCACTAGGAGGCCTATTGGATTTGATGCAAGAGTAGTGAAATCATACAAATGCAGGGATGATTATGGGAGTAAGGATGCTTTCAGAGCCTGTCAATTGACTACTGGATTTGATACAGATGGGCTTGGAATGCAATTGTag